One Streptomyces sp. NBC_01237 genomic region harbors:
- a CDS encoding ATP-binding protein, protein MITTLLVANRGEIACRIFRTCRALGITGVAVYSDADADALHVREADLAVRLPGAAPSDTYLRGDLVVAAALAAGADAVHPGYGFLSENAAFAAAVQDAGLRWVGPPVKAIELMASKTRAKELMGAAGVPLLAPLDTGSVTAADLPLLLKAASGGGGRGMRVVRELDALEAELTAASAEAAAAFGDGEVFAEPYVERGRHVEVQVMADGHGTVWALGTRDCSLQRRHQKVIEEAPAPGLDDTVRARLHESAVAAARAVGYTGAGTVEFLLSAGGRPYFLEMNTRLQVEHPVTEAVFGLDLVALQLRIAEGEPLPAAGPPQPEGHAVEARLYAEDPARDWQPQTGALLTLAVPDEPGLRLDTGYTGGDTIGVHYDPMLAKVIAHAPTRTEAVRLLARALERARIHGPVTNRDLLVRSLRHPDFVAARVDTGFYDRHLADLTAPADADRTRAAALAAALAQAVHAGPGPGTGPESRPGTGPGPARFGAWRNVTSQPQTKRYRGEPDGTEHEVAYRTARGGPVPHDAPGVRVLAVRPDRVTLETDGVTRHFDIAVHHDRVYVDGAGGSYTFTALPRFTDPSAQSEPGSLLAPMPGTVVRLADGLARGAAVEAGQPLIWLEAMKMEHRILAPATGTLTALHAAPGLQVEVGALLAVVTEPAAPEENV, encoded by the coding sequence ATGATCACCACTCTGCTCGTCGCCAACCGGGGCGAGATCGCCTGCCGGATCTTCCGCACCTGCCGCGCCCTGGGCATCACCGGCGTCGCCGTGTACTCGGACGCCGACGCGGACGCCCTGCACGTCCGCGAGGCCGACCTCGCCGTGCGGCTGCCGGGGGCCGCACCGTCGGACACGTATCTGCGCGGCGATCTGGTGGTGGCCGCCGCGCTGGCGGCGGGCGCCGACGCGGTGCACCCCGGGTACGGCTTCCTCTCCGAGAACGCCGCCTTCGCCGCCGCCGTCCAGGACGCCGGGCTGCGCTGGGTCGGGCCGCCGGTCAAGGCCATCGAGCTGATGGCGTCCAAGACCCGCGCCAAGGAGCTGATGGGGGCCGCCGGGGTCCCGTTGCTGGCGCCCCTGGACACCGGGAGCGTGACCGCCGCCGATCTGCCGCTGCTGCTGAAGGCCGCGTCGGGCGGGGGCGGGCGCGGTATGCGGGTCGTCCGGGAGCTGGACGCACTGGAAGCCGAGTTGACGGCCGCGTCCGCCGAGGCGGCGGCGGCCTTCGGGGACGGGGAGGTGTTCGCCGAGCCGTACGTGGAGCGCGGCCGGCATGTCGAGGTCCAGGTCATGGCGGACGGGCACGGCACCGTCTGGGCGCTCGGGACGCGGGACTGCTCGCTCCAGCGCCGCCACCAGAAGGTCATCGAGGAGGCCCCCGCGCCCGGTCTGGACGACACGGTGCGGGCCCGGCTGCACGAGTCGGCCGTCGCCGCCGCGCGGGCGGTCGGATACACGGGGGCGGGCACCGTCGAGTTCCTGCTCTCGGCCGGGGGCCGCCCGTACTTCCTGGAGATGAACACCCGGCTCCAGGTCGAACACCCGGTGACGGAAGCGGTGTTCGGGCTCGACCTGGTCGCGCTGCAACTGCGGATCGCGGAGGGGGAGCCGCTGCCCGCCGCCGGCCCGCCGCAGCCGGAGGGGCACGCCGTCGAGGCCCGGCTCTATGCCGAGGACCCCGCGCGTGACTGGCAGCCACAGACCGGAGCACTGCTCACGCTCGCGGTGCCGGACGAGCCCGGACTCCGCCTGGACACCGGGTACACCGGTGGCGACACCATCGGCGTGCACTACGACCCGATGCTCGCCAAGGTCATCGCCCACGCGCCCACCCGCACCGAAGCCGTGCGCCTGCTCGCCCGCGCCCTGGAGCGCGCCCGCATCCACGGCCCGGTCACCAACCGCGATCTGCTCGTACGGTCCCTGCGCCACCCGGACTTCGTCGCGGCCCGCGTGGACACCGGCTTCTACGACCGGCACCTGGCGGACCTCACCGCCCCGGCCGACGCCGACCGGACCCGTGCCGCCGCCCTCGCCGCCGCCCTGGCCCAGGCCGTGCACGCCGGACCCGGACCCGGCACCGGACCCGAATCCCGGCCCGGCACCGGACCGGGCCCCGCCCGCTTCGGCGCCTGGCGCAACGTCACCTCGCAGCCACAGACCAAGCGCTACCGGGGCGAACCCGACGGCACCGAACACGAGGTCGCCTACCGCACCGCACGGGGCGGACCGGTCCCGCACGACGCCCCCGGCGTCCGGGTCCTCGCCGTCCGCCCCGACCGCGTCACCCTCGAAACCGACGGCGTCACCCGCCACTTCGACATCGCCGTCCACCACGACCGGGTGTACGTGGACGGAGCCGGCGGCTCGTACACCTTCACCGCCCTGCCCCGCTTCACCGACCCGAGCGCACAGAGCGAACCCGGCTCGCTGCTCGCCCCGATGCCCGGCACCGTCGTGCGCCTCGCGGACGGACTGGCGCGGGGCGCCGCCGTCGAGGCCGGACAGCCGCTGATCTGGCTGGAGGCGATGAAGATGGAGCACCGCATCCTCGCCCCCGCCACCGGCACCCTCACCGCACTGCACGCCGCCCCCGGCCTCCAGGTCGAGGTCGGAGCCCTGCTCGCCGTCGTCACCGAACCCGCCGCACCGGAGGAGAACGTATGA
- a CDS encoding TetR/AcrR family transcriptional regulator: MGVVTPPKTPNAPKQDRSRATRQRLLEAAVACLAEHGWAGSTVSVVAERAGVSRGAAQHHFPTREDLFTGAVEYVAEERSAALRALPVQGRSEVVAALVDLYTGPLFRAALHLWVAASNEEQLRPRVTELEARVGRETHRIAVELLDADETRPGVRETVQGLLDMARGLGLANLLTDDTTRRDRVVTQWASVLDEALG, encoded by the coding sequence ATGGGTGTGGTGACACCCCCCAAGACCCCCAACGCCCCCAAACAGGACCGCAGTCGGGCCACCCGGCAGCGGCTCCTGGAAGCGGCGGTCGCCTGCCTCGCCGAACACGGCTGGGCGGGCTCCACCGTCTCCGTCGTCGCCGAACGGGCCGGAGTCTCGCGCGGCGCGGCCCAGCACCACTTCCCGACCCGCGAGGACCTGTTCACCGGAGCCGTCGAGTACGTCGCGGAGGAACGCTCCGCCGCCCTGCGCGCCCTGCCCGTCCAGGGCCGCAGCGAGGTCGTCGCGGCCCTGGTCGACCTGTACACCGGCCCGCTCTTCCGGGCCGCGCTGCACCTCTGGGTCGCCGCCTCCAACGAGGAGCAACTGCGCCCCCGCGTCACCGAACTCGAAGCCCGCGTGGGCCGTGAGACCCACCGCATCGCCGTCGAACTCCTGGACGCCGACGAGACCCGCCCCGGTGTCCGCGAAACGGTCCAGGGCCTCCTCGACATGGCCCGCGGCCTGGGCCTCGCCAACCTCCTCACCGACGACACGACCCGCCGCGACCGCGTGGTGACCCAGTGGGCGTCGGTCCTGGACGAGGCGCTGGGCTGA
- a CDS encoding acyl-CoA dehydrogenase family protein → MSTVLETEEHRALRAAVASLGKRYGRDYMTSVIREGAHPRELWAEAAKLGYLGVNLPEEYGGGGGGMAELSIVLEELGAMGSPLLMMVVSPAICGTVIARFGTEAQKRQWLPGLADGTLTMAFGITEPDAGSNSHRITTTARRDGTGPDADWLLTGRKVFVSGVDIADATLIVGRTEDARSGTLKPCLFIVPREAPGFGRSQIDMELQAPEKQFELVLDDVRLPADALVGDEDAGLLQLFAGLNPERVMTAAFAIGMGRYALGRAVEYAGTRQVWKAPIGSHQAIAHPLAIAHIELELARLMMQKAAGLCDAGDDVAAGEAANMAKYAAGEACVKAVDQAVHTLGGNGLTREYGLASLITASRVARIAPVSREMILNYVSHQSLGLPKSY, encoded by the coding sequence ATGAGCACCGTCCTCGAAACCGAAGAGCACCGGGCGCTGCGCGCCGCCGTCGCCTCCCTCGGAAAGCGCTACGGGCGCGACTACATGACCTCCGTGATACGCGAGGGCGCCCACCCCCGCGAGCTGTGGGCCGAGGCCGCCAAGCTCGGCTACCTCGGGGTGAACCTGCCCGAGGAGTACGGCGGCGGTGGCGGCGGCATGGCCGAACTCTCCATAGTCCTGGAGGAGTTGGGCGCAATGGGCTCCCCGCTCCTGATGATGGTCGTCTCGCCCGCGATCTGCGGCACCGTCATCGCCCGTTTCGGCACCGAGGCACAGAAGCGGCAGTGGCTCCCCGGTCTCGCCGACGGCACGCTCACCATGGCCTTCGGCATCACCGAGCCGGACGCCGGTTCCAACTCGCACCGCATCACCACCACCGCCCGCCGCGACGGCACGGGACCCGACGCCGACTGGCTGCTCACCGGCCGCAAGGTCTTCGTCTCCGGCGTCGACATCGCCGACGCCACCCTGATCGTCGGCCGCACCGAGGACGCCAGGTCCGGCACGCTCAAGCCCTGCCTCTTCATCGTGCCGCGCGAGGCCCCCGGCTTCGGGCGCTCGCAGATCGACATGGAGCTCCAGGCGCCGGAGAAGCAGTTCGAGCTGGTCCTGGACGACGTACGGCTGCCCGCCGACGCGCTGGTCGGGGACGAGGACGCCGGGCTGCTCCAGCTGTTCGCCGGACTGAACCCCGAGCGCGTCATGACCGCCGCGTTCGCCATCGGCATGGGGCGCTACGCGCTCGGCAGGGCCGTCGAGTACGCCGGAACCCGCCAGGTGTGGAAGGCCCCCATCGGCTCCCACCAGGCCATCGCGCACCCGCTCGCCATCGCCCACATCGAGCTGGAACTGGCCCGGCTGATGATGCAGAAGGCCGCCGGGCTCTGCGACGCCGGCGACGACGTCGCAGCGGGCGAGGCCGCCAACATGGCCAAGTACGCGGCCGGTGAGGCGTGCGTGAAGGCCGTCGACCAGGCCGTCCACACCCTCGGCGGCAACGGCCTCACCCGTGAGTACGGGCTCGCCTCGCTGATCACGGCCTCCCGGGTGGCCCGGATCGCCCCGGTCAGCCGCGAGATGATCCTGAACTACGTCTCCCACCAGTCGCTGGGACTGCCCAAGTCGTACTGA
- a CDS encoding acyclic terpene utilization AtuA family protein: MQPPPIRPARSGPLRIGNASGFYGDRFDAVRDMLTGGPLDVLTGDYLAELTMLILGRARLKDPRRGYATTFLRQLEEGLGLAHERGVKIVANAGGLNPAGLAAAVRELADKVGVPVRVAHVEGDSLPVPEGFLTANAYLGGAGIAACLRAGADVVVTGRVTDAALVTGPAAAHFGWGPDDLDALAGAVVAGHVLECGTQATGGNYAFFGEHDVRRPGFPLAEIHADGSSVITKHEGTGGVVDIGTVTAQLLYETGGARYAGPDVTARLDTVRLTQDGPDRVRVHGVRGEAPPPTLKAGLNRLGGWRNEVVFVLTGLDIEAKARLVREQFEDALDRGGRRPAEVRWELARTDRPDAPTEETASALLRLVVRDQDAATVGRAVSGAAVELALGSYPGFHVTAPPGKGAPYGVFEALYVPAGDVPHIAVLPDGAREAVPPAPVTRVPDDLADAPELPEPLEPGPTRSAPLGWVAGARSGDKGGDANVGVWVRTDDAWRWLAHELTVERFRELLPETARLTVVRHVLPHLRALNFTVRGLLGEGVAAQARFDPQAKAVGEWLRSRCLPIPEALLRAHESAAETGTAAGTEPAPAAANEPAPAPEVTA; encoded by the coding sequence ATGCAGCCCCCACCGATACGCCCCGCGCGGTCCGGACCCCTGCGGATCGGCAACGCCTCCGGGTTCTACGGCGACCGCTTCGACGCCGTACGCGACATGCTCACCGGTGGCCCCCTCGACGTCCTCACCGGCGACTATCTCGCCGAACTGACCATGCTCATCCTCGGGCGCGCCCGCCTGAAGGACCCGCGGCGCGGATACGCCACCACCTTCCTGCGCCAGCTCGAAGAAGGGCTCGGACTCGCCCACGAGCGCGGCGTGAAGATCGTCGCCAACGCCGGGGGGCTCAACCCCGCCGGACTGGCCGCCGCCGTACGGGAGTTGGCCGACAAGGTGGGTGTGCCCGTGCGCGTCGCCCATGTCGAGGGCGACAGCCTGCCCGTGCCCGAAGGATTCCTCACCGCCAACGCCTACCTCGGCGGCGCGGGCATCGCCGCCTGTCTGCGCGCCGGGGCCGATGTCGTCGTCACCGGGCGGGTCACCGACGCCGCCCTCGTCACCGGACCCGCCGCCGCCCACTTCGGCTGGGGACCGGACGACCTCGACGCGCTCGCCGGAGCCGTCGTCGCCGGGCACGTCCTGGAGTGCGGCACCCAGGCAACCGGCGGCAACTACGCCTTCTTCGGCGAGCACGACGTGCGCCGCCCCGGCTTCCCGCTCGCCGAGATCCACGCCGACGGATCGTCCGTCATCACCAAGCACGAAGGTACGGGCGGCGTCGTCGACATCGGCACGGTGACCGCGCAACTCCTTTACGAGACCGGGGGCGCCCGGTACGCCGGGCCCGACGTCACCGCCCGGCTCGACACCGTACGGCTCACCCAGGACGGGCCGGACCGGGTCCGGGTCCACGGGGTACGGGGCGAGGCCCCGCCGCCCACGCTCAAGGCCGGGCTCAACCGGCTCGGCGGCTGGCGCAACGAGGTCGTCTTCGTGCTCACCGGCCTCGACATCGAGGCCAAGGCACGGCTCGTGCGGGAGCAGTTCGAGGACGCCCTGGACCGGGGCGGACGCCGGCCGGCCGAGGTGCGCTGGGAGCTGGCCCGTACCGACCGGCCGGACGCGCCCACCGAGGAGACCGCCAGCGCACTGCTCCGGCTCGTCGTGCGCGACCAGGACGCCGCCACCGTCGGGCGGGCCGTCTCCGGCGCCGCCGTGGAGCTGGCACTCGGCAGCTACCCCGGCTTCCATGTCACCGCCCCGCCCGGAAAGGGCGCGCCCTACGGAGTGTTCGAGGCCCTGTACGTACCGGCCGGGGACGTCCCGCACATCGCCGTGCTGCCGGACGGGGCGCGGGAAGCCGTGCCGCCCGCCCCCGTCACCCGCGTACCGGACGATCTCGCGGACGCCCCGGAGCTTCCCGAGCCCCTGGAGCCGGGCCCCACCCGCAGCGCCCCCCTCGGGTGGGTCGCGGGCGCCCGCAGCGGGGACAAGGGCGGCGACGCCAACGTCGGTGTCTGGGTGCGCACCGACGACGCGTGGCGCTGGCTCGCCCATGAGCTGACCGTCGAACGGTTCCGGGAGCTGCTCCCGGAGACCGCCCGGCTCACCGTCGTACGCCATGTCCTGCCGCACCTGCGCGCCCTGAACTTCACCGTCCGGGGTCTGCTGGGCGAGGGCGTGGCCGCGCAGGCCCGCTTCGACCCGCAGGCCAAGGCGGTGGGGGAGTGGCTGCGGTCCCGGTGCCTCCCGATCCCCGAAGCCCTTCTCCGCGCCCATGAGTCCGCAGCCGAGACCGGGACCGCAGCCGGAACCGAGCCCGCCCCCGCAGCCGCAAACGAGCCCGCCCCCGCCCCGGAGGTGACCGCATGA
- a CDS encoding TIGR03084 family metal-binding protein, which produces MFDAVAVIDDLREESGELDRLVSGLSAERWAVPTPAEGWTVAHQIAHLSWTDAVALVAATEPDRFADEVAKALERPDSFVDEAAGELVAAHGPDALLARWRAGRQRLQEVLRAAPAGSRFPWYGPPMGVASMATARIMETWAHGQDIADALGVTRTPTARLRHVARIGVRARDYAYAVRGIKPPESEFRVELTSPEGELIAYGPEGAPQRITGPLLDFCLLVTQRAHRDDLAVTATGPDAGQWLDIAQAFAGPAGTGRSPRKGH; this is translated from the coding sequence GTGTTCGACGCCGTAGCCGTGATCGACGATCTGCGCGAGGAGAGCGGCGAACTCGACCGGTTGGTCAGCGGGTTGAGCGCCGAGCGGTGGGCCGTTCCGACGCCCGCCGAGGGGTGGACCGTCGCCCATCAGATCGCCCACCTCAGCTGGACCGACGCTGTCGCGCTGGTGGCCGCGACCGAACCGGACCGGTTCGCCGACGAGGTGGCGAAGGCGCTGGAGCGCCCGGACTCCTTCGTCGACGAGGCGGCCGGGGAGCTGGTGGCCGCCCATGGCCCGGACGCGCTGCTCGCGCGATGGCGGGCGGGACGGCAACGGCTCCAGGAGGTGCTGCGCGCCGCCCCCGCCGGGAGCCGTTTCCCCTGGTACGGGCCGCCCATGGGTGTCGCGTCGATGGCCACCGCCCGGATCATGGAGACCTGGGCGCACGGGCAGGACATCGCCGACGCCCTCGGCGTCACCCGCACCCCGACCGCCCGGCTGCGGCACGTGGCGCGGATCGGGGTCCGGGCCCGTGACTACGCCTACGCGGTACGGGGGATCAAGCCGCCGGAGAGCGAGTTCCGGGTGGAACTGACCTCACCCGAGGGTGAGTTGATCGCGTACGGGCCCGAGGGTGCCCCGCAGCGCATCACCGGGCCGCTGCTGGACTTCTGTCTCCTGGTCACCCAGCGCGCCCACCGCGACGACCTCGCCGTCACCGCCACCGGGCCCGACGCCGGCCAGTGGCTGGACATCGCCCAGGCGTTCGCGGGACCGGCGGGAACCGGACGATCACCCCGGAAGGGCCACTGA
- a CDS encoding 4-coumarate--CoA ligase family protein — MVFRSEYADVQALDTPIHEAVLGRAAEFGDTVALIDGTNGATLTYAQLDGFHRRIAAALAEAGLHKGDVLALHSPNTIAYPAVFYGATRAGASVTTVHPLATAEEFAKQLSDSGARWIVTVSPLLESARRAAELVGGIQEIFVCDRAEGHRSVQDMAASTAPEPQITFDPAEDVAALPYSSGTTGTPKGVMLTHRSIATNLEQLKPFVPTGPGDRILAVLPFFHIYGLTALMNAPLRCGSTVVVLPRFDLAQFLSVIEKHRITGLFVAPPIVLALAKHPAVDQYDLSSLEYLISAAAPLDATLASACAARLGLPVRQAYGMTELSPGTHVVPLSAEHPPPGAVGKLLPSTEMRIVSLEDPGEDADTGTDGEILIRGPQVMKGYLGRPEATAEMIDADGWVHTGDIGRIDADGWLFVVDRVKELIKYKGYQVAPAELEALLIGHEHLADAAVIGVYDEEGNEVPKAYLVRGASAASEALTAEDVMAYVAERVAPYKKVRRAEFIAAVPRATSGKILRRELRDREKGTSA; from the coding sequence ATGGTGTTCCGCAGCGAGTACGCAGATGTCCAGGCCCTCGACACACCCATCCACGAAGCGGTCCTCGGGAGGGCCGCCGAGTTCGGTGACACCGTCGCCCTCATCGACGGGACGAACGGCGCCACCCTCACCTACGCCCAGCTCGACGGCTTCCACCGGCGGATCGCCGCCGCCCTCGCCGAGGCCGGACTCCATAAGGGCGACGTGCTGGCCCTGCACAGCCCCAACACGATCGCCTACCCCGCCGTCTTCTACGGGGCCACGCGCGCCGGAGCCTCCGTCACCACGGTCCACCCGCTCGCCACGGCCGAGGAGTTCGCCAAGCAGCTCAGCGACTCCGGGGCCCGCTGGATCGTCACCGTGTCCCCGCTCCTCGAATCCGCCCGCCGCGCCGCCGAACTCGTCGGCGGCATCCAGGAGATCTTCGTCTGCGACCGGGCCGAGGGCCACCGCTCCGTACAGGACATGGCCGCCTCCACCGCCCCCGAACCGCAGATCACGTTCGACCCCGCCGAGGACGTGGCCGCCCTCCCGTACTCCTCGGGCACCACCGGCACCCCCAAGGGCGTCATGCTCACGCACCGCTCCATCGCGACCAACCTGGAGCAGCTGAAGCCCTTCGTCCCCACCGGCCCCGGAGACCGCATCCTGGCCGTGCTTCCGTTCTTCCACATATATGGCCTCACCGCCCTGATGAACGCCCCGCTGCGCTGCGGTTCCACCGTCGTCGTGCTGCCCCGCTTCGACCTCGCGCAGTTCCTCTCCGTGATCGAGAAGCACCGGATCACCGGCCTGTTCGTGGCCCCGCCGATCGTCCTGGCATTGGCCAAACACCCCGCTGTGGACCAGTACGACCTGTCGTCGCTCGAATACCTCATCAGCGCCGCGGCCCCGCTGGACGCCACGCTCGCCTCCGCCTGCGCCGCGCGCCTGGGACTGCCCGTCCGCCAGGCGTACGGGATGACGGAACTGTCGCCCGGCACCCATGTCGTGCCGCTCTCCGCCGAGCACCCGCCGCCCGGCGCGGTCGGGAAGCTGCTGCCCAGCACCGAGATGCGGATCGTGTCGCTGGAGGACCCCGGCGAGGACGCGGACACCGGCACGGACGGCGAGATCCTCATCCGGGGCCCGCAGGTGATGAAGGGCTACCTCGGCCGCCCCGAGGCCACCGCCGAGATGATCGACGCGGACGGCTGGGTGCACACCGGCGACATCGGCCGCATCGACGCCGACGGCTGGCTGTTCGTGGTCGACCGGGTCAAGGAACTCATCAAGTACAAGGGCTACCAGGTCGCCCCCGCCGAACTGGAGGCCCTGCTGATCGGCCACGAACACCTCGCGGACGCGGCCGTCATCGGGGTGTACGACGAGGAGGGCAACGAGGTCCCCAAGGCGTACCTGGTGCGCGGGGCGTCCGCCGCCTCCGAGGCCCTGACCGCCGAGGACGTCATGGCGTACGTCGCCGAGCGCGTCGCCCCGTACAAGAAGGTCAGGCGGGCCGAGTTCATCGCCGCCGTACCGCGCGCGACCTCGGGGAAGATCCTCAGGCGCGAACTGCGCGACCGTGAGAAGGGAACGTCCGCATGA
- a CDS encoding enoyl-CoA hydratase family protein, producing MTLRALSEPTHDRGVTTLALDSPANRNALSARLVSELSTALDACAADDSVRAVVLTHTGNTFCAGADLTSPPDPAAFVALMRRVLALPKPVVARVTGHVRAGGLGLLAACDISVAGPAASFALTESRLGLAPAVISLTLRPRLDPAAASRYYLTGERFDATEAARTGLVTLAAEDVDKALVPVLDGLRRASPQGLMASKELLTATVLKSFDQHAEDLIARSAALFASAEAREGMTAFLERRDPAWVW from the coding sequence ATGACCCTCAGGGCCCTCTCCGAGCCCACCCACGACCGGGGTGTCACCACCCTCGCCCTGGACTCACCGGCGAACCGCAACGCGCTCTCCGCGCGGCTCGTCTCCGAGCTCTCCACGGCGCTCGACGCCTGCGCGGCCGACGACTCGGTACGCGCGGTCGTCCTCACCCACACCGGCAACACCTTCTGCGCGGGCGCCGACCTCACCTCCCCGCCCGACCCCGCGGCGTTCGTCGCCCTGATGCGGCGGGTCCTCGCGCTGCCCAAACCCGTCGTCGCCAGGGTCACCGGACACGTCCGGGCCGGCGGCCTCGGCCTGCTGGCCGCCTGCGACATCTCGGTGGCCGGTCCCGCCGCGAGCTTCGCGCTCACCGAGTCCCGGCTCGGCCTCGCCCCCGCCGTCATCTCCCTCACCCTGCGGCCGCGCCTGGACCCGGCCGCCGCGAGCCGCTACTACCTCACCGGAGAACGCTTCGACGCCACCGAAGCCGCCCGGACCGGGCTCGTCACCCTGGCGGCCGAGGACGTGGACAAGGCGCTCGTACCGGTACTGGACGGACTGCGCAGGGCCTCGCCACAGGGGCTGATGGCATCGAAGGAACTGCTCACGGCTACGGTTCTGAAGAGCTTCGACCAGCACGCCGAAGACCTCATCGCCCGCTCGGCGGCGCTCTTCGCCTCCGCCGAGGCACGGGAGGGGATGACGGCCTTCCTCGAACGACGGGACCCCGCATGGGTGTGGTGA
- a CDS encoding acyl-CoA carboxylase subunit beta, translated as MTVLPTGLDTAGPEYAANREAMLAKLAELDTEHAKALAGGGEKYLARHRKRGKLLARERIELLLDPDTPFLELSPLAAWGSDFAVGASLVTGIGVVSGVECLITANDPTVRGGASNPWTLKKALRANEIAFANRLPCISLVESGGADLPSQKEIFIPGGALFRDITRLSAAGIPTVAVVFGNSTAGGAYVPGMSDHTVMIKEQSKVFLGGPPLVKMATGEESDDESLGGAEMHARTSGLADHYAVDEHDALRQARRIVARLNWRKAHPDPAPAEPPAYDEDELIGIVPGDLKVPFDPREVIARIVDGSDFDAFKPLYGTSLVTGWATLHGYPVGILANAQGVLFSEESQKAAQFIQLANQRDIPLLFLHNTTGYMVGKEYEQGGIIKHGAMMINAVANSKVPHLSVLMGASYGAGHYGMCGRAYDPRFLFAWPGSKSAVMGPQQLAGVLSIVARASAAAKGLPYDDEADAGLRAMVEQQIESESLPMFLSGRLYDDGVIDPRDTRTVLGMCLSAIHTAPVEGVRGGFGIFRM; from the coding sequence ATGACCGTCCTGCCCACCGGGCTCGACACCGCCGGCCCCGAATACGCCGCCAACCGCGAGGCCATGCTCGCCAAGCTCGCCGAGCTGGACACCGAGCACGCCAAGGCCCTCGCGGGCGGCGGCGAGAAGTACCTCGCACGGCACCGCAAGCGCGGCAAGCTCCTGGCCCGGGAGCGCATCGAGCTGCTCCTCGACCCGGACACCCCGTTCCTGGAGCTGTCGCCGCTGGCCGCCTGGGGCAGTGACTTCGCGGTGGGAGCCTCGCTGGTCACCGGGATCGGGGTGGTGTCGGGCGTCGAGTGCCTGATCACCGCGAACGACCCGACCGTGCGCGGCGGCGCGTCGAACCCCTGGACGCTGAAGAAGGCCCTGCGCGCCAACGAGATCGCCTTCGCCAACCGGCTGCCCTGCATCAGCCTGGTGGAGTCGGGGGGCGCGGACCTGCCGTCCCAGAAGGAGATCTTCATCCCCGGCGGGGCGCTGTTCCGCGACATCACCCGGCTCTCCGCCGCCGGAATCCCGACCGTCGCCGTCGTCTTCGGGAACTCGACGGCCGGAGGCGCGTACGTCCCCGGCATGTCCGACCACACCGTCATGATCAAGGAGCAGTCCAAGGTCTTCCTCGGCGGGCCACCGCTGGTGAAGATGGCCACCGGCGAGGAGAGCGACGACGAATCGCTCGGCGGCGCCGAGATGCACGCCCGTACGTCCGGGCTCGCCGATCACTACGCCGTGGACGAGCACGACGCGCTGCGGCAGGCCCGCCGCATCGTCGCCCGGCTCAACTGGCGCAAGGCGCACCCCGATCCGGCTCCCGCCGAGCCGCCCGCGTACGACGAGGACGAGCTGATCGGGATCGTGCCGGGGGACCTGAAGGTGCCGTTCGACCCGCGCGAGGTCATCGCCCGGATCGTGGACGGCTCGGACTTCGACGCGTTCAAGCCGCTGTACGGGACCAGCCTGGTCACCGGGTGGGCCACGCTGCACGGCTATCCCGTCGGCATCCTCGCCAACGCGCAGGGCGTGCTGTTCAGCGAGGAGTCGCAGAAGGCCGCCCAGTTCATCCAGCTCGCCAACCAGCGCGATATCCCGCTCCTCTTCCTGCACAACACCACCGGCTACATGGTCGGCAAGGAGTACGAGCAGGGCGGCATCATCAAGCACGGGGCGATGATGATCAACGCGGTGGCGAACTCGAAGGTCCCGCATCTGTCCGTGCTGATGGGCGCCTCCTACGGGGCCGGGCACTACGGCATGTGCGGCCGTGCCTACGACCCGCGCTTCCTCTTCGCCTGGCCCGGCAGCAAGTCGGCCGTCATGGGACCCCAGCAGCTGGCGGGCGTCCTGTCGATCGTCGCCCGCGCCTCCGCCGCCGCGAAGGGGCTGCCGTACGACGACGAGGCCGACGCCGGACTGCGCGCCATGGTGGAGCAGCAGATCGAGTCGGAGTCGCTGCCGATGTTCCTCTCCGGGCGGCTGTACGACGACGGGGTCATCGACCCGCGCGACACCAGGACCGTCCTCGGGATGTGCCTGTCCGCGATCCATACCGCACCGGTCGAGGGCGTCCGTGGCGGCTTCGGCATATTCCGGATGTGA